GGCCGCCCCGTGCTTGGGGCGGCCCCCCCCCTTTTTTTGCTTTCTCCCTTTTGCCCGCTCGCTTGACAGTCCTTACTCTTTTGCTAACTTTACCCAATCGGTCGCGTATACGGTGTCTTTGCCGTTCCCGCTCGGAAAACCTGTGTTTTTGGGCCGGTGTCGGTGGGAACTCAGGGTGGACTCTCAAGGAGGATGGAGACGATGAAAAAAGTTCTGATTGCGCTGCTTTGCCTGTCGCTGCTGGTCGGCTGCGAGAAGAAGCAGGATGGGGATGAAACCGCGGAAACCACAAGGCCGGGCGCCATGCGCTTTGTCACGATTGGCACCGGCGGCGTGACCGGCGTCTACTATCCCGTAGGCGGGGCCATCAGCCGGCTGATCAACGAGCGGCGTGCCGAGTTCAATCTGCGCACCACGGTGGAGTCCACGGGTGGCTCGGTGTTCAATGTCAACGCCCTGATGAACGGTGATATCGAACTGGGCGTGGTGCAGTCCGACCTCCAGCACCAGGCCTATCGCGGCCAGGGTGAGTGGGAAGGGCGGCCCCAGGAAAAACTGCGCTCCATGTTCGCTCTGCATCCCGAGGCAGTCACCATTCTCTCTGCCGAGGCGTCCAACATCCACCGCGTCGCCGATCTGGCCGGCAAAACTGTCAACATCGGTGCGCCCGGCACCGGTCAGCGGGTCAACGCCCTGGATCTGTTCGCCGCCGCCGGCCTGGACCCCTCACGCGATCTGCGCGCCGAGGGCATTCGCCCCGCCGAATCGGCGAGCATGCTGCAGGATGGGCGCATCGATGCATTTTTCTATACCGTCGGTCACCCCAACGGTTCGGTGCAGGAGGCGGTGGCCGGTGCGCGCAAGGTACGCTTCGTGCCCGTCGACGCCGAGCTGATCGAAAAGCTGGTTGCCGAGCAGCCCTACTATGCTCCGGCGCAAATCCCCATCGCGCCCTATCCCGGCGTCGTGAACACCGAACCCGTCCCAACTTTTGGCGTCAAGGCAACCATCTGCACCTCGGCCGATGTGCCCGAGGATGTCATCTACACCATCACCCGCGTGGTGTTTGAGAACCTTGATGCCCTTAAGGATCTGCATCCCGCCCTGGCGGTTCTGACGCCGCAGAATATGCTCGAGGGTCTGTCCGCGCCCCTGCATCCGGGTGCCGAGCGTTACTTTAAGGAAAAAGGTCTGCTCTAAGCTTTGAGCCCGAATCGGGGGCGTCGCTTGGCGCCCCCGGCTTTTCATCGGTTGCGGGCTGCTGTTTGCGGAGGGTCATTGATGGCCAAGGATGCTGGGACACCGAGCGGCGAAGGCGCCAAAGCCGCGCAGCGGATCAAGGAAGAGGAGGAACTCGGTCTGCGACGTCCCCAGGGCTGGCAGCTCTATCTGGTGCCGCTCATCGCCCTGTGTTGGTCTTTGTTTCAGCTCTCCATCGCCAGCTGGCTGCTCCTCGATACCACCTACATTCGCGCCATTCACCTGGCCTTTGCCCTGGTCATCGTTTTTCTCTCCTATCCCACCCTCAAGGGCAATGTGCGTCTGCCCGGCCTGAGCTGGCTCGGGGAAAAGCACAAAATCCCCATTCCCGACATGATTCTGGCGCTACTTGCCGCCTTGGCCGCTTTGTATATCGTGCTGGATTACGAAGGTATCGCCGGTCGCGTGGGGCGCCCCAGCACCCTGGACATGACGGTGGGGATCTTTCTGGTGGTGGTGCTGCTTGACGCCGCGCGCCGGGTGATCGGCCCGGCGTTGCCCTTCATTGCCGGAGTTTTTACCATCTACGCCTTCTTCGGCCCGTATATGCCGGATTTCGTGGCGTTCAAGGGGGTGAGCCTGGCACGCTATGTCAGTCAGATATCTCTGACGACGGAGGGCATTTTCGGCATTCCCCTGGGGGTGTCGGCGCGTATCGTATTTCTCTTCGTGCTCTTCGGCGCGCTGCTCGACAAGGCGGGCGCCGGCAAATTCTTCATCGATCTGGCCATGAGCCTGCTCGGGCGCTACAAGGGCGGTCCGGCCAAGGCGGCGGTTCTGGCCAGCGGCATGACGGGCATGGTGTCGGGTTCCTCCATCGCCAACGTGGTGACCACGGGCACCTTCACCATTCCGCTGATGAAAAAAGTCGGCTATCCGGCGAAGAAGGCAGCCGCCATCGAGGTGGCGGTGTCCACCAACGGCCAGCTCATGCCGCCCATCATGGGCGCGGCGGCCTTCATCATCGCCGAGTACGTCAACATCACTTATCTCGAAGTGGTCAAGGCGGCGGCCATTCCCGCCTTCGCCAGCTACTTCGCCCTGTTTTTCCTCACCCATCTGGAAGCGTCGAAATTGGGTATGCGCGGCCTGACCAAGGCCGAAATGCCGGTGTTCTTCAATATTTTACGCAGCGGCTTTTATTTTCTGGTGCCGATTCTGGTGCTGCTTTATGAGCTGATCATTCCCCGGCATTCCCCCGACCTGGCCGCCTTTCGGGCCATTCTGGTGTTGGCGGTGATCATGCTGTTTCAGCATGCGGTCAAAGCGGCCATCTGGGGCGGCAGTCCGCTGCATGGCATCAAGCAGGGGGCCTTCGATATTCTTAACGGGCTTATATCCGGGGGGCGCAACATGGTGGCGGTGGCAGTGGCCACGGCGGCTGCGGGCATTATTGTCGGGGTGGTGACCCTGGGGCTGGGCGGGCTGATCACCGACGTCATCAACGCCCTGAGTCGCGGCAACCTCTATCTCATGCTGCTTATCACCGCCATGGCCAGCCTGATTCTGGGCATGGGGCTGCCCACCACCGCCAATTACATCGTCATGGCGACGCTCACCGCGCCCGCGCTGGTGACCATCGCCGGCTGGCAGGGCTTTGAGGTGCCGCTCATCGCCGCCCACCTGTTCGTGTTCTATTTCGGCATACTGGCCGACGACACGCCGCCGGTGGGTCTGGCGGCCTATGCGGCCAGCGCCATCGCTCGCTCCGAGCCTATTGCCACGGGCTTTCAGGCCTTTTCCTACGACATCCGCACGGCGGTGCTGCCCTTTATGTTCATTTTCAATACGGATATGCTGCTGATCGGGGTGGAGGGCTATTTTCTGCCCTTTTACATCTTCTTCATGACCTGCGTGGGCACCTTCGCCTTTGTCTCGGCGACGCAAAGATGGTTTGTCGTGCGCACGCGCTGGTATGAGATCATTCTGCTGCTGGGAGTCGCACTCATCATGTTTCGTCCCGGCTTTTTCGCGGGCTTTGTCGGTGTCGAAAATCACTACCTCAGCTACCTGGTCGGCCTGGCGCTGTATGCGGGCATCTTCGCCCTGCAGACATGGCGTGCCCGTAGGCAACCGGCTGCGGCCTGAGATGGAGGAAATCCGTCATGCTGCCTGGTTATCGCACCATCCTCTATGCCAGCGATCTCTCGCCCAACGCCGCTCATGCGTTTCGTCACGCGGCGGCGCTGGCGCGCAGCTTTGACGCGCGGATCTGCATCCTGCATGTGTTGCCCGAGGTTGAGTCGGCGGTGCTCAATTACGTGGCGACGGTCATGGGTGAGGATCGCCTGGCCGATCTGGAGTTAGGTCACAAAGACGATGTGCGCACCGAGATTGAGGCGCGCATCGAGGCCTTCGCCCGCGAGGAGCTTGGCGATCATCCTGAGGACAAGGCGCGTATCGACGAGATCCGCGTGCGTCACGGCAATCCCGTAGCGCGCATTCTTACCGAAGCCGATGAGATCAACGCCGACCTCATCGTGCTCGGCAGCCACGGCAAGGGGCGCCTGCACTACACCTTCCTCGGTAGCGTCGCGGAAAAAGTTCTGCATCGCGCCAAGCGCCCGGTGCTGGTGGTGCCGCTGGATTAACCCTCTTTTTTTGTCTTTGCTAAGGCAAAAATCTGCCTGAATCGCTTTTGGCACCCAGTTTGAATCGCGCCATGAGTTCGCGCAGTCTGTGCGATTGACCGGCCAACTGCTCGGCGGCCGCCGCGCTCTGTTCGGCATTGGCGGTGTTCTGTTGCGTCACCTGATCGACCTGACCCAGCCCGAGGTTGACCTGGGCGATGCCCTCGGCCTGTTCGCGCGTGCCTGAAGCGATTTCGCTGACCATGCTGGTGATATTTTTGATGCCGCCGACAATGGCGGAGAAGGATTCCTCGGTGCTGCGCGCGATTTCGGCACCCGCCTCGGCCTTAGCGACGGCGTCGGCGATGAGATTGGATGTTTCCTGCGCTGCTTTGGAGCAGC
The window above is part of the Geoalkalibacter ferrihydriticus DSM 17813 genome. Proteins encoded here:
- a CDS encoding TAXI family TRAP transporter solute-binding subunit, which encodes MKKVLIALLCLSLLVGCEKKQDGDETAETTRPGAMRFVTIGTGGVTGVYYPVGGAISRLINERRAEFNLRTTVESTGGSVFNVNALMNGDIELGVVQSDLQHQAYRGQGEWEGRPQEKLRSMFALHPEAVTILSAEASNIHRVADLAGKTVNIGAPGTGQRVNALDLFAAAGLDPSRDLRAEGIRPAESASMLQDGRIDAFFYTVGHPNGSVQEAVAGARKVRFVPVDAELIEKLVAEQPYYAPAQIPIAPYPGVVNTEPVPTFGVKATICTSADVPEDVIYTITRVVFENLDALKDLHPALAVLTPQNMLEGLSAPLHPGAERYFKEKGLL
- a CDS encoding TRAP transporter permease, translating into MAKDAGTPSGEGAKAAQRIKEEEELGLRRPQGWQLYLVPLIALCWSLFQLSIASWLLLDTTYIRAIHLAFALVIVFLSYPTLKGNVRLPGLSWLGEKHKIPIPDMILALLAALAALYIVLDYEGIAGRVGRPSTLDMTVGIFLVVVLLDAARRVIGPALPFIAGVFTIYAFFGPYMPDFVAFKGVSLARYVSQISLTTEGIFGIPLGVSARIVFLFVLFGALLDKAGAGKFFIDLAMSLLGRYKGGPAKAAVLASGMTGMVSGSSIANVVTTGTFTIPLMKKVGYPAKKAAAIEVAVSTNGQLMPPIMGAAAFIIAEYVNITYLEVVKAAAIPAFASYFALFFLTHLEASKLGMRGLTKAEMPVFFNILRSGFYFLVPILVLLYELIIPRHSPDLAAFRAILVLAVIMLFQHAVKAAIWGGSPLHGIKQGAFDILNGLISGGRNMVAVAVATAAAGIIVGVVTLGLGGLITDVINALSRGNLYLMLLITAMASLILGMGLPTTANYIVMATLTAPALVTIAGWQGFEVPLIAAHLFVFYFGILADDTPPVGLAAYAASAIARSEPIATGFQAFSYDIRTAVLPFMFIFNTDMLLIGVEGYFLPFYIFFMTCVGTFAFVSATQRWFVVRTRWYEIILLLGVALIMFRPGFFAGFVGVENHYLSYLVGLALYAGIFALQTWRARRQPAAA
- a CDS encoding universal stress protein, which encodes MLPGYRTILYASDLSPNAAHAFRHAAALARSFDARICILHVLPEVESAVLNYVATVMGEDRLADLELGHKDDVRTEIEARIEAFAREELGDHPEDKARIDEIRVRHGNPVARILTEADEINADLIVLGSHGKGRLHYTFLGSVAEKVLHRAKRPVLVVPLD